In one window of Primulina tabacum isolate GXHZ01 chromosome 8, ASM2559414v2, whole genome shotgun sequence DNA:
- the LOC142553310 gene encoding putative polyamine transporter At3g13620, translating into MSSADTDYVLLKVNNPAEFNPEILRKDSSPPPSLYSRIKSSSNVILKYIFFKKKILGSSSMSGQLTPTTPIPPPQGQNQELPTNTATTATTAVASKKLTLIPLIFLIYFEVAGGPYGEEPAVQAAGPLLAILGFLIFPFIWSIPEALITAELSTAFPGNGGFVIWADRAFGPFFGSLMGTWKFLSGVINIAAFPALCINYLKRIFPLFESGLPRTLAILISTVLLSFLNYTGLAIVGYTAVVLGIVSLAPFILMSLIAIPQIHPRRWISLGQKGVKKDWTLFFNTLFWNLNFWDNVSTMAGEVENPQKNFPLALLLSVILTCLGYIIPLVAVTGSVVVDQSEWEAGFMADAARTISGKWLKFWIEIGAVLSSIGLFEAQLSSCAYQLLGMADLAILPRFFAIRSKQFNTPWVGILFSTSIALGVSYMSYTDIVSAANFIYGLGMILEFAAFLWLRKKFPTMKRPYKIPLKLPALVIMCLIPCAFLVLIMAIASHLVYLVSGLMTVAGIGWYFFMKLCKSKRWLVFQRVIDEN; encoded by the coding sequence ATGTCATCGGCCGACACAGATTACGTACTCCTCAAAGTCAACAATCCGGCCGAGTTTAATCCGGAGATTCTGAGGAAAGATTCCTCCCCACCCCCAAGTTTATATTCCCGAATCAAATCTTCTTCCAACGTGAttcttaaatatatatttttcaagaaaaagatTCTTGGTTCCTCAAGCATGTCAGGCCAGTTAACACCCACAACCCCTATTCCACCGCCGCAAGGCCAGAACCAAGAACTCCCGACGAACACCGCAACCACGGCCACCACCGCTGTGGCTTCCAAGAAACTCACCCTCATTCCCCTCATTTTCCTCATCTACTTTGAAGTGGCAGGCGGCCCTTATGGAGAAGAGCCGGCAGTTCAGGCCGCAGGCCCTCTGTTGGCTATTCTTGGATTCCTCATCTTTCCGTTTATTTGGAGTATCCCTGAAGCTCTGATCACCGCGGAGCTCTCCACGGCGTTCCCTGGGAACGGCGGCTTTGTCATATGGGCAGACAGAGCATTCGGCCCTTTCTTTGGCTCGCTTATGGGCACCTGGAAATTCCTCAGTGGAGTGATTAATATTGCGGCTTTTCCGGCTCTTTGTATAAACTATTTGAAAAGGATTTTCCCCCTTTTCGAATCCGGGCTTCCAAGAACTCTAGCAATCTTGATTTCTACCGTCCTGCTTTCTTTTCTAAATTACACGGGATTAGCTATAGTTGGTTATACTGCTGTTGTGTTGGGGATTGTATCACTTGCACCCTTTATACTAATGTCTTTGATTGCTATCCCGCAGATTCATCCTCGTAGGTGGATCAGTTTAGGACAAAAGGGGGTGAAGAAAGACTGGACGTTGTTCTTTAATACCTTGTTTTGGAACCTTAATTTCTGGGATAATGTGAGTACCATGGCAGGAGAGGTCGAGAACCCGCAAAAAAATTTCCCTTTAGCCCTTCTTTTATCTGTGATTTTAACTTGTCTGGGATACATAATTCCTTTAGTAGCGGTAACAGGATCTGTTGTAGTCGATCAAAGTGAATGGGAGGCAGGATTCATGGCAGATGCAGCTAGAACGATTTCTGGTAAATGGCTAAAATTCTGGATTGAAATCGGAGCTGTGTTATCATCAATCGGCCTGTTCGAAGCTCAGTTAAGTAGTTGCGCGTATCAGCTTCTTGGCATGGCGGATTTAGCCATTTTGCCAAGATTTTTCGCCATAAGATCGAAACAGTTCAATACTCCTTGGGTCGGGATACTGTTTTCAACATCGATTGCACTTGGTGTTTCATATATGAGCTATACAGATATCGTATCCGCGGCTAATTTCATATACGGACTGGGGATGATCTTGGAGTTCGCAGCTTTCCTTTGGTTAAGAAAGAAGTTTCCTACAATGAAAAGGCCATACAAAATCCCATTAAAACTACCAGCTCTGGTAATCATGTGCTTGATTCCTTGTGCTTTTCTTGTGCTGATAATGGCTATCGCCAGTCATCTTGTGTATCTGGTGAGTGGCCTGATGACCGTGGCTGGAATTGGATGGTATTTCTTTATGAAACTTTGCAAATCAAAGAGGTGGCTTGTATTCCAAAGGGTGATTGATGAGAACTGA
- the LOC142553311 gene encoding F-box/kelch-repeat protein At1g55270-like: protein MEQMIERSSNVHRNFRARAPLVDSVTCYCKVDSGLKTVVGAGKFVPGAKLCIQPDINPRARKAKNSRRERSRVQPPLLPGLPDDLAIACLIRAPRIEHNKLRLVCKRWYKLLAGNFFYSLRKSLGMAEEWVYVVKRDRDGRISWHAFDPTYQLWQPLPPVPVEYNAAVGFGCAVLSGCHLYLFGGKDPLKGSMRRVIFYSARTNKWHRAPDMLRKRHFFGSCVINNCLYVAGGECEGIQRTLRSAEVYEPNRNRWSFIADMSTAMVPFIGVVYTGKWFLKGLGAHREVLSEAYTPETNSWSPINDGMVAGWRNPSISMNGNLYALDCRDGCRLRVYDEGTHSWHRFIDSKLHLGNSRALEAAALVPLNGKLCIIRNNMSISMVDVSNPDKQVESNPNIWENIVSKGHFRTLFTNLWSSIAGRSGLKSHIVHCQVLQA, encoded by the exons ATGGAGCAAATGATTGAGAGGTCTTCAAATGTGCACAGGAATTTTAGAGCCCGAGCTCCACTG GTTGACTCGGTAACATGTTATTGCAAAGTCGACTCAGGGTTGAAGACAGTTGTCGGGGCAGGAAAATTTGTCCCAGGAGCTAAACTTTGTATCCAACCTGATATTAATCCTCGTGCACGCAAGGCAAAAAACTCACGTAGGGAGAGGAGCAGGGTTCAACCACCACTTCTACCTGGACTCCCTGATGATCTTGCAATTGCTTGTCTGATCCGAGCCCCTCGCATTGAACATAACAAACTCCGCCTAGTTTGCAAGAGATGGTACAAGCTGTTGGCTGGAAATTTCTTTTACTCTCTGAGGAAGAGTCTTGGTATGGCTGAAGAATGGGTGTACGTAGTTAAAAGAGATCGTGATGGGCGCATCTCGTGGCATGCTTTTGACCCAACCTACCAATTGTGGCAGCCGCTTCCGCCTGTTCCCGTGGAGTACAATGCGGCGGTTGGATTTGGCTGTGCTGTACTTAGTGGCTGCCACCTATATCTTTTCGGAGGAAAAGATCCACTAAAGGGCTCGATGAGACGGGTCATTTTTTATAGTGCTCGAACAAATAAATGGCACAGGGCACCTGACATGCTTCGTAAAAGGCACTTCTTTGGTTCTTGTGTCATCAACAACTGTCTTTATGTTGCAGGAGGAGAATGTGAAGGAATCCAGAGAACTCTACGTTCTGCTGAAGTATACGAGCCAAACAGAAACAGGTGGAGTTTTATTGCTGATATGAGCACGGCAATGGTGCCGTTCATTGGGGTAGTTTATACCGGAAAATGGTTCTTAAAAGGTCTTGGAGCACATAGGGAAGTTTTAAGTGAAGCTTATACCCCAGAAACGAATTCTTGGAGCCCGATTAATGATGGGATGGTTGCTGGTTGGCGAAACCCGAGTATCTCTATGAATGGTAACCTTTATGCTTTAGATTGTCGAGATGGGTGCAGGCTAAGAGTGTACGATGAAGGCACACATTCTTGGCACCGATTCATTGACAGCAAGCTTCATTTGGGCAATTCTCGTGCTCTTGAGGCTGCTGCTCTTGTTCCTCTAAACGGAAAGCTTTGTATAATTCGAAACAATATGAGCATTAGCATGGTTGATGTGTCGAATCCGGATAAACAGGTGGAGAGCAACCCTAACATTTGGGAGAATATAGTGAGTAAAGGTCATTTCCGAACTTTGTTCACGAATTTGTGGTCTAGTATTGCTGGGAGAAGTGGATTGAAGAGCCACATTGTGCACTGTCAGGTGCTTCAAGCATGA
- the LOC142553312 gene encoding uncharacterized protein LOC142553312, whose protein sequence is MESTVQKFIIFCYIFHLLIFRSSSLTSASNPEPTVYELLPKYGLPSGLLPDSVTNYTLDQDGNFEVNLKKSCYIKFEYTVYYEKKITGKLSIGSITDLKGIEVQRLFFWFNVDEIKVDLPPSHSIYFSVGIFNKKLDLGQFLTVRTCKDKALSLKQLPVPRNYAPMLLAE, encoded by the exons ATGGAGTCCACAGTCCAAAAATTCATCATCTTCTGCTACATTTTCCATCTCCTGATCTTCCGTTCATCATCTTTAACCTCTGCATCAAATCCCGAACCAACGGTGTATGAACTCCTCCCAAAATACGGCCTCCCCAGTGGCCTCTTGCCTGATTCTGTCACCAACTACACGCTCGATCAAGATGGAAATTTTGAGGTGAATTTAAAGAAATCCTGTTACATAAAGTTCGAATACACGGTTTATTATGAGAAGAAGATTACCGGGAAGTTGAGTATCGGGTCGATCACTGATTTGAAGGGTATTGAAGTGCAAAGATTATTTTTCTGGTTCAATGTTGATGAGATCAAGGTTGACTTGCCTCCTTCTCATAGTATTTATTTCAGTGTCGGAATCTTTAACAAGAAGCTTGATTTGGGTCAGTTCTTAACTGTGCGTACTTGCAAAGATAAGGCCTTATCTTTAAAGCAG CTTCCAGTTCCAAGAAACTATGCACCAATGCTTTTAGCTGAGTAG